A DNA window from Mastomys coucha isolate ucsf_1 unplaced genomic scaffold, UCSF_Mcou_1 pScaffold21, whole genome shotgun sequence contains the following coding sequences:
- the LOC116101103 gene encoding olfactory receptor 9I1-like, which translates to MAKNNLTTVTRFVLMGFIDLPKWEVPLFLVFLSFYLITIFGNLGMIILIQVDIQLHTPMYFFLSHLSLLDACYTSVITPQILATLAKNKMIISYGQCATQFFFFTICAATECFLLSVMSYDRYVAISNPLLYTVTMSPKRCWSLVAGAYIGGLFGAVLRTTCTFSLFFCEDNQINFFFCDLPPLLKLACSDTTNIEIIIVFFGNFVILANALVILISYLLIIKAVIRMKSSGSRGKTFSTCTSHLTAVGLFFGTLIFMYIRSSSGKSLEEDKVVSVFYTVIIPMLNPLIYTLRNKDVKAAFRKVTGRSQVSQTLQN; encoded by the coding sequence ATGGCTAAGAATAACCTTACAACAGTAACCAGGTTTGTTCTCATGGGCTTTATTGACTTGCCTAAGTGGGAAGTCCCCCTTTTTCTGGTGTTTCTCAGCTTCTATCTTATCACCATTTTTGGAAACTTGGGCATGATCATTCTTATACAGGTGGATATACAACTCCACACTCCAATGTATttcttcctgagccatctctctctattGGATGCCTGCTACACCTCAGTCATCACCCCTCAGATCCTGGCAACACTGGCCAAAAACAAAATGATCATCTCCTATGGCCAATGTGCTACCCAATTCTTCTTCTTCACCATCTGTGCAGCCACTGAGTGTTTCCTGCTGTCTGTGATGTCCTACGATCGCTATGTTGCTATTAGCAATCCACTGCTCTACACTGTAACCATGAGTCCTAAAAGATGCTGGAGTTTGGTGGCTGGAGCCTATATTGGCGGGTTGTTTGGGGCTGTCTTAAGAACCACATGcaccttttccctcttcttctgtgAAGATAATCAaatcaatttcttcttttgtgatcTCCCACCCCTGCTGAAGCTGGCCTGCAGTGACACAACAAATATTGAGATTATAATTGTCTTTTTTGGGAACTTTGTCATTTTGGCCAATGCCTTGGTCATACTCATTTCCTACTTGCTCATCATCAAGGCTGTCATAAGGATGAAGTCTTCAGGTAGCAGAGGTAAAACATTCTCCACATGtacctcccacctcactgctgtGGGTCTTTTCTTTGGGACACTCATCTTCATGTACATACGGAGTAGCTCAGGCAAATCCCTAGAGGAAGACAAGGTAGTATCTGTCTTCTACACTGTGATCATCCCCATGTTGAACCCTCTTATCTACACCCTGAGAAACAAGGATGTAAAGGCTGCCTTCAGAAAGGTTACTGGTAGATCCCAGGTGTCTCAAACTTTACAAAATTGA
- the LOC116101104 gene encoding olfactory receptor 9I1-like yields the protein MNSYLLMSKQFTLNMDSINLTTVTEFILVGFTDHPEWDIPLFLMFLCFYLVTILGNLGMVILIQMDVQLQTPMYFFLSHLSIMDACYTSVITPQILAMLATGKTVISYNHCASQFFFFTFCASTECFLLAVMSYDRYVAISNPLLYTVAMSPRKCWSLVLGAYVCGLSGSIQRTTCTFSLSFCEDNKINFFFCDLPPLLKLACSDTTNAEIIIVLFGNFVILVNALVILISYLLIIKTVMRIKSSGGRGKTFSTCVSHLTAVALFFGTLTFMYIRSGSGKSLEEDKVVSVFYTVIIPMLNPLIYSLRNKDVKSAFRKLTSRQQVSQSI from the coding sequence ATGAATTCTTATCTTCTAATGAGTAAACAGTTCACACTGAATATGGACAGTATCAACCTCACCACGGTAACTGAATTCATTCTTGTGGGCTTTACTGACCACCCGGAGTGGGATATTCCTCTTTTCCTGATGTTTCTCTGCTTCTATCTGGTCACCATCCTAGGGAACTTGGGCATGGTCATTCTTATCCAGATGGATGTCCAGCTTCAGACTCCAATGTATTTcttcctgagtcatctctctataATGGATGCCTGCTACACCAGTGTCATCACCCCTCAGATCCTGGCCATGCTAGCCACAGGGAAAACAGTCATATCCTATAATCATTGTGCTTCGCAGTTCTTCTTTTTCACCTTCTGTGCAAGTACAGAATGTTTCCTGTTGGCAGTAATGTCCTATGATCGTTATGTTGCTATTAGCAATCCTCTGCTCTACACTGTGGCCATGAGTCCTAGAAAATGCTGGAGTTTGGTACTGGGAGCCTATGTATGTGGGTTATCTGGGTCCATTCAAAGAACCACATgtaccttctccctctccttctgtgaAGACAATAAGATCAACTTCTTCTTTTGTGACCTTCCACCCCTGCTGAAGCTCGCCTGCAGTGACACaacaaatgctgagattataattgttttgtttgggaaCTTTGTCATCTTGGTGAATGCTTTAGTCATACTCATTTCCTACCTGCTCATCATCAAGACAGTAATGAGAATAAAGTCTTCAGGTGGCAGAGGTAAAACCTTTTCCACATGTGTCTCCCACCTCACTGCTGTGGCTCTTTTTTTTGGGACCCTTACCTTCATGTATATAAGGAGTGGTTCAGGGAAATCCCTAGAGGAAGATAAAGTTGTGTCTGTCTTCTATACTGTGATCATCCCTATGTTGAACCCTCTGATCTACAGCTTGAGAAATAAAGATGTAAAATCAGCCTTCAGAAAGCTCACTAGCAGGCAACAGGTCTCTCAGAGTATATAA